From one Macellibacteroides fermentans genomic stretch:
- a CDS encoding 6-bladed beta-propeller has translation MKRIFFVVLLFCMLSCKGKHTEKDVVEVMNELRTIKIELADTAFRNVNQLLEMSSFVVLANDEPLGGVKRIIVDDERVFVLDDTPKIVCYNMKGEIEYQINNKGGGPKEFFSLLDFTINKVSNQLIAYDSGKRQLNIYNLNDGQFLSSLSTSTFAPMGMASVNGVFFFDNPDHFNYPDNKELHYSLLYSTIGNKIDNRFFEHDEISNYSMNYGEGHPFFYNNGSLLYNKRFDTMVYRLVPNKLIPYLNIELPNPLPDELLKDRIQPIELVKNDYSFGITNLYQCDDILYFWFSKSGFYQTVFYDLKKNKIIYAGNKVSNNPVKELPVFYPVVGVYQDCFFSLVSPMTILEKLSIDASVFPKELQEISEDSNPVLMFYKVKK, from the coding sequence ATGAAAAGAATTTTCTTTGTTGTTCTTTTATTCTGTATGCTTTCTTGTAAAGGGAAACATACGGAAAAGGATGTGGTTGAAGTGATGAATGAATTGCGAACGATTAAAATAGAGTTGGCAGATACTGCATTTAGAAATGTAAATCAATTGCTTGAAATGAGTTCTTTTGTCGTTTTGGCAAATGATGAGCCGTTGGGTGGTGTTAAACGGATTATTGTTGATGATGAAAGAGTTTTTGTATTAGATGACACGCCTAAAATAGTGTGTTATAATATGAAAGGAGAGATTGAATATCAGATCAATAATAAAGGTGGTGGTCCCAAAGAGTTTTTCAGCCTACTGGACTTTACAATAAATAAAGTATCCAATCAATTAATAGCATATGATAGCGGAAAACGTCAACTTAATATTTATAATTTAAATGACGGGCAATTTTTATCGTCGCTCTCAACTTCAACGTTTGCTCCCATGGGCATGGCATCTGTTAATGGCGTTTTCTTTTTTGACAACCCTGACCACTTTAATTATCCAGACAATAAAGAGTTGCATTATTCTCTTCTTTATTCTACGATTGGGAATAAAATAGATAATAGATTTTTTGAGCATGATGAAATTTCAAATTATAGTATGAACTATGGTGAGGGCCATCCTTTTTTCTATAATAATGGCAGCTTATTATACAATAAAAGGTTTGATACTATGGTTTATCGTCTCGTTCCCAATAAATTAATACCATATTTAAATATTGAATTACCAAATCCTCTACCTGATGAGTTGTTAAAAGATAGGATTCAACCCATAGAGCTGGTTAAAAATGATTATTCCTTTGGTATAACCAATCTTTATCAGTGTGATGATATTTTATATTTCTGGTTTTCGAAAAGCGGTTTTTATCAGACTGTATTTTATGATTTGAAAAAGAATAAAATAATTTATGCTGGAAATAAGGTGTCGAATAATCCGGTAAAAGAGCTTCCTGTATTTTATCCTGTTGTTGGAGTTTATCAGGACTGCTTCTTTTCACTTGTATCTCCAATGACTATTCTGGAAAAGTTGTCAATTGACGCCAGTGTTTTCCCAAAAGAATTACAAGAAATTAGTGAGGATAGTAATCCAGTTTTGATGTTCTATAAAGTGAAGAAGTAG
- a CDS encoding winged helix-turn-helix domain-containing protein, which produces MLTPMIKKTIILLFILITSLICWHFILLNYKKVVEANREKVVEAFNRSIETDWKSRLKQLNIPYVILSNQKGDSEYATIQEEGKPTIRIKKTERMKKLSNSEKMNNSFQTFLYSTNPIKIETLDSIFHKELSAEIPDVKTAILYIDNMNKDTLYSRKDTLNGISVISTKRYDYGILNEISLKASTELPVLYILFNESIALLTIISIWLILIIPSIIILVKDIKRKATQLCSPAVNTCNGSSHCITINNELILDTSLCQLVGNNKSGPLTKQSIQLLALLLNSPDYFLTYQEIINQLWGPIENKGQERLTQSIKRLRESLEEFPEIIIENLRGAGYQLKIDNKDNNSKNKD; this is translated from the coding sequence ATGCTGACACCAATGATAAAAAAAACCATAATACTTTTATTCATTCTAATTACAAGCCTCATTTGTTGGCATTTCATTCTATTGAACTATAAGAAAGTGGTAGAGGCTAATAGGGAAAAAGTGGTCGAAGCTTTTAATAGATCTATCGAAACAGATTGGAAATCAAGATTAAAGCAATTAAATATACCCTATGTAATTTTATCAAATCAGAAAGGGGATTCAGAATATGCGACAATACAGGAAGAAGGCAAACCAACAATTAGAATAAAGAAAACCGAACGGATGAAAAAGCTGTCCAATTCTGAAAAGATGAATAATTCATTTCAAACGTTTCTTTATTCTACCAATCCTATAAAAATTGAAACGCTTGACAGTATATTTCATAAAGAATTATCGGCCGAAATTCCAGATGTTAAAACAGCTATTTTGTATATCGACAATATGAATAAAGATACTTTATACAGCAGAAAAGATACGCTTAATGGTATATCAGTAATATCAACAAAAAGGTATGATTACGGGATTCTAAACGAAATATCTTTAAAGGCTTCAACTGAATTGCCTGTTCTATATATTTTATTTAACGAATCAATTGCTCTATTAACGATCATATCTATATGGCTTATATTAATTATTCCTTCAATAATCATATTAGTAAAAGATATAAAAAGAAAGGCAACCCAGTTGTGCAGCCCGGCTGTGAATACCTGTAATGGATCTAGTCACTGCATTACTATCAATAATGAACTCATATTGGATACAAGCTTATGCCAATTAGTTGGAAACAACAAATCCGGTCCATTAACAAAACAATCAATCCAATTACTGGCATTATTGCTTAATAGTCCTGACTATTTTCTTACATATCAAGAAATTATAAATCAGCTTTGGGGACCTATCGAAAACAAAGGCCAGGAAAGACTTACTCAGTCTATTAAACGGCTTAGAGAAAGTCTGGAAGAATTTCCTGAGATTATTATTGAGAATCTTAGAGGAGCAGGGTATCAACTTAAAATTGACAATAAAGACAACAATAGCAAAAATAAAGATTGA
- a CDS encoding efflux RND transporter permease subunit, with the protein MIKFLLQRPIAVLMAFTACFILGLATYFSLPVSLLPDIAIPEITVQVAGENRSARELENTIVKPIRLQLMQLSGLRDIKSEARDGSGIIRLSFDFGTNTELAFIEVNEKIDAAMNYLPRDAERPRVVKASATDIPVFCLNLTLRSDKGGEQDEEAFLNLSEFAETVIKRRIEQLPEVAMVDMTGQVGRELQIVPDRAMMEMAGITQEDIEMALTANNIEPGSMTVRDGYYEYNIKFSTLLRTEEDVRNIYLRKGGRIFQLKDLSKISIIPEKSAGASLSAGKRAVTLAVIKQADENMDNMKEALQETMDYFAGIYPDIEFSISRNQTELLDYTISNLKQNLSLGFVFICIVAVLFLGDVKSPAVIGLSMVVSMVISLLFFYLFNMSLNIISLSGLILALGMMIDSSIVVTENIAQYRARGETLERACDLGTTEVITPMLSSTLTTIAVFVPLVFMSGIAGAIFYDQAFAVTVGLMVSYFTGIGLLPVLYKLVYMHGNRGWLAKQWGHDSGNNRLRAWYDKGIDFVFRHKRSNVLALVLTIPLCVFCFYQIPTSRMPEIDQNELIMRVEWNENIHLDENRARVEALCNQVDSMGAEHTAYIGRQQFLLNRDKELSATEAEVYFRTSDPKEIDPLQKRISKWIKQNYPTAVVAFSPPETVFEKLFVTGEADVVAELYARNKALAPKADSIRLIEQGIADATGLNPSGVAFDNQLNIAVDQEKLLLYQVPYSEVYRVLKTAFRANQVAMLRSFQQYLPITVTDKERTVNEVLENTLVYTQPKDGNGAPTPVPLRELVTVSHGEDLKAITSGKNGEFVPLSFYKVDDAEALMTGARDEVARTNKWDVAFSGAFFSNAKMLRELVLILMLSILLMYFILAAQFESFLQPLIVLAEIPIDVAAALLILWITGHTLNLMSAIGIVVTCGIIINDSILKIDAMNELRKEGVPLLEAIHEAGHRRLRPIVMTSLTTVFGMVPLLFSFDMGSELQKPLAIAMISAMVVGTAISLLVIPMVYWLIYRKKEIVKA; encoded by the coding sequence ATGATTAAATTCTTATTACAACGGCCTATCGCGGTGCTGATGGCCTTTACGGCTTGTTTTATCTTGGGCCTGGCTACCTATTTTTCGTTGCCGGTGAGTTTGCTGCCCGATATCGCCATTCCCGAAATAACGGTGCAGGTGGCGGGCGAGAACAGGTCGGCCCGCGAGCTTGAGAATACAATTGTAAAGCCGATCCGGCTACAGCTGATGCAGTTGTCCGGATTGCGTGACATCAAGAGTGAAGCGCGCGACGGTTCGGGGATTATTCGTCTGAGCTTCGACTTTGGAACGAATACGGAACTGGCGTTTATTGAAGTGAATGAAAAGATTGACGCGGCGATGAATTATCTTCCGCGCGATGCGGAACGTCCGCGGGTGGTAAAAGCAAGTGCTACGGATATTCCGGTGTTTTGTCTGAACCTGACGCTTCGTTCGGATAAAGGTGGTGAGCAGGATGAGGAGGCATTTCTTAATTTGAGTGAATTTGCCGAAACCGTAATTAAGCGTCGTATCGAACAGCTTCCGGAAGTGGCGATGGTGGATATGACGGGGCAGGTGGGGCGTGAGCTGCAGATTGTTCCGGACCGTGCAATGATGGAGATGGCGGGTATAACCCAGGAAGATATTGAGATGGCGTTGACGGCCAACAATATCGAACCGGGTAGTATGACGGTGCGTGATGGCTATTACGAATATAATATTAAATTTTCGACATTGCTTCGTACGGAGGAGGATGTCAGGAATATATACCTGCGAAAGGGGGGACGGATATTCCAGCTGAAGGACTTGTCTAAGATTTCCATCATTCCGGAGAAGTCGGCAGGTGCTTCTTTGTCGGCCGGAAAGCGGGCTGTAACACTGGCTGTAATAAAGCAGGCCGACGAGAATATGGATAATATGAAGGAGGCTTTGCAAGAAACTATGGATTATTTTGCAGGTATTTATCCGGATATTGAATTTAGTATTTCGCGAAATCAGACGGAGTTGCTGGACTATACGATCTCAAACCTTAAACAGAATCTTTCTCTGGGATTTGTATTTATCTGTATTGTAGCTGTACTCTTTTTAGGGGATGTTAAAAGTCCGGCAGTAATTGGCTTGAGTATGGTGGTTAGCATGGTTATCAGCCTGCTATTTTTCTATCTTTTTAATATGTCGCTCAACATAATCTCGCTTTCGGGCCTGATTCTGGCACTGGGTATGATGATAGACAGTTCGATTGTTGTTACCGAAAATATTGCCCAGTATCGTGCCCGGGGTGAAACGTTGGAGAGGGCATGTGACCTGGGTACAACGGAGGTTATTACGCCGATGCTCAGCTCCACACTTACCACCATTGCGGTTTTTGTTCCTCTGGTGTTTATGAGTGGAATTGCCGGTGCAATTTTCTATGATCAGGCTTTTGCAGTTACTGTAGGCTTGATGGTGAGTTATTTTACCGGAATCGGATTGTTGCCTGTACTATATAAACTGGTCTATATGCATGGAAACCGTGGCTGGTTAGCCAAACAATGGGGGCACGATTCAGGCAATAACAGGTTACGGGCATGGTACGATAAGGGTATTGATTTTGTATTCAGACACAAAAGAAGCAATGTGTTGGCTTTGGTGCTTACCATACCGTTGTGTGTGTTTTGTTTTTATCAGATCCCTACGAGTCGTATGCCCGAAATTGATCAGAATGAACTTATCATGCGGGTGGAATGGAATGAAAATATTCATTTGGACGAAAATAGGGCAAGGGTTGAAGCTCTTTGCAATCAGGTGGATAGTATGGGGGCGGAACATACGGCTTATATTGGTAGACAGCAATTTTTGCTGAACCGGGATAAAGAATTGTCTGCAACTGAGGCTGAGGTGTATTTCCGTACATCCGATCCGAAAGAGATCGATCCGTTGCAAAAGCGTATCTCTAAATGGATTAAACAGAATTATCCTACGGCTGTTGTTGCCTTTTCGCCTCCCGAAACAGTTTTTGAGAAATTGTTCGTAACCGGCGAAGCGGATGTGGTAGCCGAATTGTATGCCCGCAATAAAGCGCTGGCTCCGAAAGCCGATTCGATCCGGCTGATTGAACAAGGGATTGCGGATGCTACGGGATTGAATCCTTCGGGTGTGGCATTCGACAATCAACTGAATATTGCTGTTGATCAGGAAAAGTTGCTGCTGTATCAAGTGCCATATAGTGAGGTTTACAGGGTTTTGAAAACGGCTTTCCGAGCCAATCAGGTGGCTATGTTGCGTTCGTTTCAGCAGTATTTACCAATTACAGTTACCGATAAAGAGCGTACAGTGAATGAGGTATTGGAGAATACGCTTGTTTATACACAACCGAAGGATGGGAACGGGGCTCCGACTCCCGTTCCTTTACGCGAGTTGGTTACGGTTTCGCATGGGGAGGATCTTAAAGCAATTACTTCGGGGAAGAACGGAGAGTTCGTTCCGTTGAGTTTCTATAAAGTGGATGATGCGGAGGCTTTGATGACGGGGGCCCGCGATGAGGTGGCAAGAACGAACAAATGGGATGTGGCTTTTTCGGGCGCTTTCTTTTCCAATGCAAAGATGTTGCGCGAATTGGTGCTGATCTTAATGTTGTCTATTTTGTTGATGTACTTTATTCTGGCTGCTCAGTTTGAGAGTTTCCTGCAACCGCTGATTGTATTGGCCGAGATTCCCATCGACGTGGCTGCGGCGTTGCTTATCTTGTGGATAACGGGGCATACCCTGAATCTGATGAGTGCAATCGGTATAGTGGTTACTTGCGGGATAATTATTAATGACTCTATCCTTAAAATTGATGCAATGAATGAGTTGCGTAAGGAGGGGGTACCGTTGTTGGAGGCTATTCACGAGGCGGGGCACCGCAGACTACGACCGATTGTGATGACCAGCTTGACAACCGTTTTCGGAATGGTGCCTTTGTTGTTCTCCTTCGATATGGGGAGTGAGTTGCAGAAGCCGCTGGCTATCGCCATGATATCGGCGATGGTGGTGGGTACAGCGATCAGTTTGCTGGTTATTCCGATGGTTTATTGGTTGATATACAGAAAAAAGGAAATTGTAAAAGCATAA
- a CDS encoding efflux RND transporter permease subunit yields the protein MSKVSPKISSFTLIVAFLCVAIAGIAFIPLLPVKLSPSRTLPKLVVSFQMPGNSARVIEMEVTSKLEAMLARIKGIKSISSTSGNGWGSIQLDLDKHTDVDVARFEASTIVRQSWSQLPSGLSYPVLQVSRPDDKETRAFMSYTLNAAATPVFIQRYAEEQIKPRLSSIKGIYRIDVKGATPMEWRLTYNNDQLISLGITVNKLQEAIRQYYNQEFLGTANVQLSKGEKEWIRLALVSEAPENGFDPSKISVSTPDGEVISLAKLIRVTRQEEMPQSYYRINGLNSIYLSIVADESANQLQLAKQVKDEIARMEAVLPAGYEIHTSYDATEYIQTELDKIYVRSGLTVLILLLFVLLIMRNLRYLLLIVVSLTVNILIAVILYYLLGLEMQLYSLAGVTISLSLIIDNTIVMADHIRTHQNRLAFLSVLAATLTTIGSLAIIFFLNEEIRLNLQDFAAVIIVNLFVSLAIALFFVPALMDKMGLNKRKVRRNARFAFIQKWKLKGSLLFRKYYGAQIRFMCRWRVVVCLLLILAFGLPVFLLPEKIEPKDDLPLKGWQNTYNEVVTSSFYKESVKPIIEKVLGGTLRLFVDKVYEGSYFTRSEETVLSVSASMPNGTTLAQMNNLMQRMEAYLSTFTEIKQFQTNVYSARQAGISIYFTKESEQSGFPYTLKSKIISKALELGGGSWGVWGLQDQGFSNDVRENAGSYRIEMLGYNYDELYNYAEALKDTLLTYRRIKEVLINARFSWWKDDYKEFYFNLNKARMAEENIMPMQLFQIMRPVFTKDEFTGSVLVDGSKENLKLSSTQSASYDVWALQHNALEASDRSYKMSDLAAVEKGQMPQEVAKVDQQYRLCLQYEYIGASNQGNKIQERVLKAFNKTLPMGYSAKSDNQMWTWGEKDKKQYLLLALIIVIIFFTTSVLFNSLRLPLAVIFVIPISYIGVFLTFYLFKLNFDQGGFASFVLLCGITVNASIYILNEFDSIRKDSPAMPPVKAYLRAWNLKIIPIFLTVVSTILGFIPFLVGTGKEGFWFPLAAGTIGGLVMSIAGIFFYLPVFTLSRKKL from the coding sequence ATGAGTAAAGTATCGCCTAAAATATCTTCGTTTACGTTGATCGTTGCTTTCTTGTGCGTGGCTATCGCGGGAATTGCTTTTATCCCGTTGTTGCCCGTCAAGCTGTCACCATCGCGTACATTGCCCAAGTTGGTGGTGTCTTTCCAGATGCCGGGTAATTCGGCCCGGGTAATTGAAATGGAAGTCACCAGTAAACTGGAGGCTATGTTGGCTCGAATAAAAGGAATTAAATCGATTTCATCTACCTCGGGTAACGGATGGGGAAGTATTCAGCTTGATCTGGATAAGCATACGGATGTGGATGTGGCTCGTTTTGAGGCTTCTACCATTGTGCGGCAAAGTTGGTCTCAATTGCCGTCCGGACTTAGTTATCCTGTATTGCAGGTAAGCCGACCGGATGATAAGGAGACCCGGGCGTTTATGAGCTACACCTTGAATGCGGCGGCTACACCTGTTTTTATACAACGTTATGCCGAAGAGCAGATCAAACCCCGTTTGTCTTCTATCAAAGGGATTTACCGGATTGATGTAAAAGGGGCTACTCCCATGGAATGGCGTCTTACGTATAACAATGATCAGCTTATTTCGCTGGGTATCACAGTAAATAAACTACAAGAGGCTATAAGGCAATACTATAACCAGGAGTTTCTTGGTACAGCCAACGTGCAGCTGTCAAAAGGAGAGAAGGAGTGGATACGACTGGCTTTGGTGTCTGAAGCTCCGGAAAACGGTTTTGATCCTTCGAAGATTAGTGTGAGTACTCCGGATGGAGAGGTGATCAGTCTGGCGAAACTGATCCGTGTTACCCGTCAGGAAGAGATGCCTCAGAGTTATTACCGTATCAATGGGCTGAATTCTATTTACTTATCGATAGTGGCGGACGAGTCTGCCAACCAGTTGCAGCTTGCCAAGCAGGTTAAGGATGAGATTGCTAGAATGGAAGCTGTGTTACCGGCAGGATATGAGATACACACAAGCTACGATGCCACGGAGTATATTCAGACAGAGCTGGATAAGATTTATGTTCGCAGTGGGTTGACGGTGCTTATTTTGCTATTGTTTGTATTACTTATTATGCGTAACCTGCGCTATCTGCTGCTTATTGTAGTGAGTCTGACGGTCAACATCCTGATTGCTGTAATCTTATATTATCTTTTAGGTCTGGAAATGCAGCTTTATTCTTTGGCCGGGGTTACTATTTCTCTTAGCCTGATTATTGATAATACAATCGTAATGGCCGATCATATCCGTACGCATCAGAACAGGCTTGCCTTTTTATCGGTGTTGGCCGCTACGCTTACAACCATCGGTTCTCTGGCCATCATTTTTTTCCTGAACGAGGAGATCCGACTGAATCTGCAGGATTTTGCTGCTGTCATTATTGTGAATCTGTTTGTATCGCTGGCCATAGCATTGTTTTTTGTACCTGCATTGATGGATAAGATGGGCTTGAACAAGCGCAAAGTGAGACGAAATGCTCGTTTCGCTTTTATCCAAAAATGGAAATTAAAGGGAAGTTTATTGTTCAGAAAATATTACGGAGCGCAGATACGCTTCATGTGTCGCTGGAGGGTTGTTGTTTGTTTGTTGTTGATTCTTGCTTTTGGTTTGCCGGTGTTCTTGTTACCCGAAAAGATTGAACCAAAAGATGATTTGCCGCTTAAAGGGTGGCAAAATACGTACAATGAAGTTGTGACAAGCTCGTTTTATAAAGAATCGGTAAAACCCATAATAGAAAAGGTGCTGGGTGGAACATTGAGGTTGTTTGTGGACAAGGTTTACGAAGGAAGTTATTTTACCCGCAGTGAAGAGACTGTATTGAGTGTTTCGGCTTCTATGCCCAACGGTACCACATTGGCCCAGATGAATAATCTGATGCAACGGATGGAGGCTTATCTGAGCACGTTTACCGAAATTAAACAATTTCAGACGAACGTTTATAGTGCCCGCCAGGCCGGAATCTCTATCTATTTTACAAAAGAGAGCGAACAAAGTGGCTTCCCTTATACCTTGAAGAGTAAAATAATAAGCAAAGCGCTTGAATTGGGTGGAGGAAGCTGGGGTGTTTGGGGATTGCAGGACCAGGGGTTTAGCAACGATGTAAGAGAAAACGCCGGTTCTTACAGAATTGAGATGTTGGGTTATAATTACGATGAGTTGTATAATTATGCCGAAGCGTTGAAAGACACGTTGCTTACTTACCGCCGTATTAAGGAGGTATTGATAAATGCGCGTTTTTCGTGGTGGAAAGATGATTACAAAGAGTTTTATTTTAACCTGAACAAGGCGCGTATGGCAGAAGAGAATATAATGCCTATGCAACTTTTCCAGATAATGCGTCCTGTTTTTACAAAGGATGAATTTACAGGCAGTGTCTTAGTGGACGGAAGCAAAGAGAATCTGAAATTATCTTCCACTCAGTCGGCTTCATACGATGTATGGGCATTGCAGCACAATGCGTTGGAAGCATCCGACCGGAGTTACAAGATGTCTGATCTGGCGGCGGTCGAAAAAGGACAGATGCCGCAGGAGGTGGCTAAGGTGGATCAGCAATACCGGTTATGTCTTCAGTATGAATATATCGGGGCAAGCAATCAGGGAAATAAGATACAGGAAAGGGTGCTGAAAGCTTTTAATAAAACCTTACCCATGGGGTACTCGGCCAAATCCGATAATCAGATGTGGACTTGGGGTGAAAAAGACAAAAAGCAATATTTGTTGTTGGCTCTTATTATTGTGATCATCTTTTTTACAACCAGCGTGTTGTTTAATTCGCTCAGGTTACCGTTGGCTGTGATTTTTGTAATTCCTATTTCATACATCGGAGTGTTTCTTACCTTTTACTTGTTTAAGCTCAATTTCGATCAGGGAGGTTTTGCCTCTTTTGTCTTGCTTTGCGGTATAACGGTAAATGCCAGTATTTATATCCTGAATGAATTTGATTCGATACGGAAGGATTCTCCTGCTATGCCACCGGTTAAAGCCTATCTGAGAGCTTGGAATCTAAAGATTATTCCTATCTTTCTGACGGTGGTTTCCACAATTTTAGGTTTTATTCCTTTTTTGGTAGGTACGGGAAAAGAGGGGTTTTGGTTTCCGTTGGCTGCCGGAACTATTGGTGGACTGGTGATGTCTATTGCTGGAATTTTCTTTTATCTGCCGGTTTTTACCCTGAGCAGGAAGAAATTATAA
- a CDS encoding TolC family protein: MELTLDKAIALAADSSLEAFRMKNLFLSGYWEYRTYQAGRLPSLTLDLTPAQYYRDITRRYDSESDLDVYRKQQSYYAGGSLEMKQNFDLFGGTFFLDSDLGYIRNFGDNTYSQFTSVPVRLGYRQSLLGYNPFKWSRKIEPLKYEKVKKEFIYNMEGVSEQVTNHFFVLAMAQAEYDLAKENVASTDTLYITGKRRHEIAAISQADLLTLRLDAVNARNTLQNAQIALQRAMFSLASFLGFEKNTEIRLRLPGKPMQVKVSVDEALALARENNPSFLSLRQQVLEAEQVLDKTKKEAMFNASVSASIGFNQVSDKFNQVYRDLLQQDVVSVSVSIPLVDWGVRKGKKNMAQNNLNVVKISSEQGSLSLEEDVIMTVSDFNTQQSMIVSAEEALDLAQMAYAQTRQRFMIGKADINSLTLSHNRQQEAQRNYISALQNYWLSYYKIRKLTLHDFETGVSLSSEFDFKHGL, translated from the coding sequence ATGGAGCTTACATTGGATAAGGCTATTGCGTTGGCTGCGGATAGTTCGCTGGAGGCTTTCAGAATGAAGAATCTGTTTCTTTCGGGTTATTGGGAGTATCGCACATACCAGGCTGGCAGATTGCCAAGTCTTACGCTTGATCTTACGCCGGCACAGTATTACAGAGATATTACCCGTAGGTATGATTCGGAGAGTGACCTGGATGTATATCGTAAGCAGCAGTCTTACTATGCGGGTGGGAGTCTGGAGATGAAACAGAATTTCGACTTGTTTGGAGGTACTTTCTTTTTGGATTCCGACTTGGGGTATATCCGGAATTTTGGCGATAATACCTATAGTCAGTTTACTTCTGTGCCAGTGCGTTTGGGATACAGGCAGAGTTTACTGGGATATAATCCGTTTAAATGGTCGCGCAAGATTGAGCCTCTTAAGTATGAGAAGGTGAAGAAGGAGTTTATTTATAATATGGAGGGGGTAAGCGAACAGGTGACCAACCATTTCTTTGTACTGGCCATGGCTCAGGCGGAATATGATCTGGCAAAAGAGAATGTGGCTAGTACGGATACGTTGTATATTACCGGTAAGAGGCGTCATGAAATTGCTGCAATCAGTCAGGCTGACTTGCTTACATTACGTCTGGATGCGGTAAATGCGCGCAATACGTTGCAGAATGCCCAGATTGCTTTGCAAAGGGCGATGTTCAGCCTGGCCTCTTTTCTGGGTTTTGAGAAGAATACGGAGATACGATTACGTTTGCCGGGTAAACCGATGCAGGTGAAAGTGTCGGTCGACGAGGCCTTGGCTTTGGCCCGGGAGAATAATCCTTCTTTTCTTTCGCTTCGTCAGCAGGTTCTGGAGGCGGAGCAGGTGTTGGACAAGACGAAAAAAGAGGCGATGTTCAATGCATCGGTGAGTGCGAGTATCGGCTTTAACCAGGTTTCGGATAAGTTCAACCAGGTGTATCGCGACTTATTGCAACAGGATGTGGTGTCTGTTTCAGTTTCGATTCCTTTGGTGGACTGGGGTGTACGTAAAGGAAAGAAAAACATGGCGCAGAATAACCTGAATGTTGTGAAGATCTCTTCCGAACAGGGCTCTCTTTCGTTGGAAGAGGATGTGATTATGACGGTGAGCGACTTTAATACGCAGCAGTCCATGATTGTTAGTGCCGAAGAGGCGCTGGATCTGGCGCAAATGGCTTATGCACAGACAAGGCAGCGTTTTATGATCGGAAAGGCTGATATAAATAGTCTTACCCTGTCGCATAACCGCCAGCAGGAGGCGCAACGTAATTATATTTCGGCTTTGCAGAACTACTGGCTAAGCTATTACAAAATACGGAAACTTACTTTGCACGACTTTGAGACGGGTGTTTCTTTATCGTCTGAGTTTGATTTTAAACATGGCTTGTAA
- a CDS encoding efflux RND transporter periplasmic adaptor subunit: MKHTYLVFAFFLLGTMACGSGEKKSVDDEAVQTVLPDEKNVVTVINLLPSQFDHELLSNGKLSARRQVELKFQSAETIAAVYVKNGDRVQKGQKLGELDKFRLHRRTEAARDALSRARLELQDVLIGQGYALADSAKVPVATMQLARVKSGYDKARIDYDLTLFEEQHAVLTAPFDGIVANLFTRALNTASPQEAFCTVIDNQSLEADFTVLESELALIKLGDRVRVSPFSAPDAEVEGRISEINPLVNADGMVKVKAAVSGGGKLFEGMNVRVRIQRLLGKKLVVPKEAVVLRSGKQVVFTLEKGKAMWNYVTTGLENVDSYTVEDGLKEGDVVIVSGNINLAHEAPVSVL, translated from the coding sequence ATGAAACACACTTATCTGGTTTTTGCTTTCTTTCTTTTAGGTACAATGGCTTGTGGCAGCGGCGAAAAGAAATCTGTGGATGACGAAGCTGTACAAACAGTGCTTCCCGACGAAAAGAATGTGGTAACGGTAATTAATCTTTTGCCGTCTCAATTTGATCATGAATTGCTTAGTAACGGAAAGTTGTCTGCCCGCAGGCAGGTGGAGTTGAAGTTTCAGTCCGCTGAAACCATTGCTGCCGTATATGTAAAGAATGGCGACCGGGTACAAAAGGGGCAAAAGCTGGGTGAATTGGATAAGTTTCGTTTGCACCGGCGGACCGAAGCGGCGAGGGATGCTTTGTCAAGAGCTCGCCTGGAATTGCAGGATGTTCTGATTGGTCAGGGGTATGCCTTGGCCGACTCTGCCAAAGTCCCTGTGGCTACCATGCAGTTGGCCCGCGTTAAAAGTGGCTACGATAAGGCTCGTATCGATTACGATCTTACTTTGTTCGAAGAGCAGCATGCTGTACTCACTGCTCCGTTTGATGGTATAGTTGCCAATTTATTTACCAGGGCCCTTAATACGGCTTCTCCACAGGAAGCTTTTTGTACCGTAATAGATAATCAGAGTTTGGAGGCGGATTTTACCGTACTGGAAAGTGAGCTGGCTTTAATAAAGTTGGGCGACAGGGTACGTGTTTCTCCTTTTTCTGCTCCGGATGCCGAAGTGGAGGGTCGTATCTCCGAGATTAATCCGCTTGTAAACGCCGATGGTATGGTTAAGGTGAAGGCTGCGGTTTCGGGTGGTGGCAAATTGTTTGAGGGGATGAATGTACGTGTGCGTATCCAGCGATTGCTTGGTAAAAAGCTGGTGGTTCCTAAAGAGGCAGTGGTATTGCGTTCGGGAAAACAAGTTGTTTTCACGCTCGAAAAGGGCAAAGCAATGTGGAATTACGTAACTACCGGACTGGAAAATGTGGATAGTTATACGGTGGAAGATGGATTAAAAGAGGGTGACGTGGTGATTGTGAGCGGAAATATAAACCTGGCCCATGAGGCTCCTGTATCTGTACTATGA